The genomic stretch CCCCTGCTTGCAGACGGCTTCTGTGGCATGTTGCCGAAAACAGGGTCTGTAGTAGGTGGTCTCTACATGATTGTTATGACCAATATGTACCTAATCTTTGAGACTGGTCACATGAACCGTTCCTTAACAATTGCAAAGCAATTCAATCCAGAACGTGTCCCTAAGCTACCAAAACTCCTTCCACATTGCTATTACACAGCGATCTCTTTGGCCCTTCTAACTTATCCAGTATGTGTCTACTACATTTATTCAGTCTGTAAACAGAAGGCACTGGGACTGCTTATCTATGTTGTTTGGATAATCTTCTATGATCTAGCCAACTGTGTCATTATAGTAGTGACTGCCAAAGCTGCACAGGCAGCCCATTTTTCCATCAGTTTTTTAGAGTGGTTTGGATTCGCCAGGATCCCCACAG from Tiliqua scincoides isolate rTilSci1 chromosome 4, rTilSci1.hap2, whole genome shotgun sequence encodes the following:
- the TMEM217 gene encoding transmembrane protein 217, with the translated sequence MAGAEADSPHRLRGRRGREPEREASGRGRFTSFLQGPRCQSPAPPSWMRAGAARPLGSAKDTFTPLLADGFCGMLPKTGSVVGGLYMIVMTNMYLIFETGHMNRSLTIAKQFNPERVPKLPKLLPHCYYTAISLALLTYPVCVYYIYSVCKQKALGLLIYVVWIIFYDLANCVIIVVTAKAAQAAHFSISFLEWFGFARIPTDCFWLSFTVTYLLLITEGRVSIRLRRISKHVPEPPRFRLGINARRGQ